A portion of the Rhodanobacter sp. AS-Z3 genome contains these proteins:
- a CDS encoding endo alpha-1,4 polygalactosaminidase: MSVSYQDVVISLMTSAFRKPTRSSAQQAHWLFLVGVVMACLIPIAASASVSDAPTREPTVALYYGPNPPISALQGFDWIVVDGNAQLPEEVSGVGPGQHGADYFAYLSVGEVAESAVDAPPPDCVLGQNKAWKARIVDLRQDNCRDWVWQQRIAPLIDRGFRHFFLDTLDSYQLALSAPDDQRAYRAGMVALVSRLRARLPQAQFILNRGFELLDDLHDQGVVGVAAESLYRGWDQAKQLYVSVKPADTEWLKQQLDAVKSRGLVPIAIDYVPDGSVAEARSTAERIMADGFVPYVSNAQLNRVGVGRIQPDPREILMLYDGDDSPMSTNVNWYGAMVLNHLGYATRTLNVDAEALPQLSMRGRVAGIVTWFSGSELKQSEAIHRWLRRQVAAGVPIAMLGEFGFAVDAAHLAPFGIEPGPAPSADLEKISIVSHDPGLTGFESPPRPSPDDFQSLRLLQGRSALTLQRGEQQEVAVAIMPWGGYALAPHVISYLPQGGLEQARSRSRWVLNPFAFFRQALKLGDLPAFDTTTASGNRLLFAQFDGDGFASGSYVEKYLGQPAAKVIVDEILTRYPIPTAASVIAAEFVDHGLYDAQKLAIYRPIARAMFALPWVEIGSHTYSHPFDWTALERDPSLSAGLHIESRDGGKNTGEYQATAKLQYGYNLPVPGYRFSLQQEVQGSVQIINELLAPAGKHVRLYQWSGDTDPGANVLAKVYEAGLLNINGNNSTITDQYSSLTSVVPLGVWKGAHFQVFAPDANEDQFTNGWTAPYCGYRKVLQTFRLTESPRRLAPINVYYHLYSGARPCALDALHEVYDWATAQATTPVFPSDYARIALGFEYAGVARDGDAFVLGGYGSDETVRIAQTQGYPDLAHSDNIAGFNDANDARYISLGPRRARLVLTSTKPDEPYLVSANAVVTDLQRRPGSLGITLHGEVSLKLVLANTRGCQVRFDDQPVQLTGRAGQQLYSSVAHAGRLDIACRR, encoded by the coding sequence ATGAGTGTTTCGTATCAGGATGTGGTGATCAGCTTAATGACAAGCGCGTTTCGTAAACCGACCCGCTCATCCGCGCAACAAGCGCACTGGCTGTTTCTGGTCGGCGTGGTCATGGCGTGTCTGATTCCGATAGCGGCGAGTGCGTCGGTTTCCGATGCGCCGACGCGTGAGCCGACTGTCGCCCTGTATTACGGTCCCAACCCGCCAATCAGTGCCTTGCAAGGTTTCGACTGGATTGTGGTTGACGGTAACGCGCAACTTCCCGAGGAAGTGTCAGGTGTGGGTCCGGGACAACACGGCGCAGACTATTTCGCTTATCTCTCCGTCGGTGAGGTGGCCGAGTCGGCCGTCGACGCGCCGCCACCGGACTGTGTGCTGGGCCAGAACAAGGCGTGGAAGGCGCGCATCGTTGACCTCCGTCAGGACAATTGCCGGGATTGGGTCTGGCAGCAGCGGATCGCGCCGCTGATCGATCGCGGTTTCCGGCATTTCTTTCTGGACACGCTGGACAGCTACCAGCTCGCCCTGAGCGCGCCAGATGACCAGCGCGCTTACCGCGCGGGAATGGTGGCCTTGGTGAGCCGGCTCCGTGCGCGTTTGCCGCAGGCCCAGTTCATCCTCAATCGCGGCTTTGAACTGCTCGATGACCTGCATGACCAAGGCGTGGTCGGCGTGGCGGCGGAGTCGCTGTACCGCGGCTGGGATCAGGCAAAACAGCTCTACGTCAGTGTGAAGCCCGCTGATACCGAGTGGCTGAAACAGCAACTGGATGCGGTGAAGTCGCGCGGACTGGTACCCATCGCGATCGACTATGTGCCCGATGGCAGCGTCGCCGAAGCCCGCTCAACCGCCGAGCGGATCATGGCGGACGGCTTCGTGCCGTATGTCAGCAATGCCCAACTCAATAGGGTTGGCGTGGGCCGAATCCAGCCCGACCCGCGGGAAATCCTGATGCTTTACGACGGCGACGATTCGCCGATGAGTACCAACGTCAATTGGTATGGGGCGATGGTGCTCAACCATCTCGGTTACGCCACGCGTACGCTGAACGTGGATGCGGAAGCGCTGCCGCAGCTGTCGATGCGTGGCCGCGTGGCCGGCATAGTGACCTGGTTTTCCGGGAGCGAACTCAAGCAGAGTGAAGCGATTCATCGCTGGCTGCGTCGACAAGTGGCCGCGGGTGTGCCGATCGCGATGCTGGGCGAGTTCGGCTTTGCGGTCGATGCTGCGCACCTCGCGCCGTTCGGCATCGAGCCGGGACCGGCGCCCTCGGCGGATCTGGAAAAAATCAGCATCGTCAGCCACGATCCTGGCCTGACGGGGTTCGAGTCCCCGCCTCGGCCATCGCCGGATGACTTCCAGTCACTGCGTCTGCTGCAGGGGCGAAGCGCGCTGACGCTGCAGCGCGGCGAACAACAGGAAGTCGCGGTTGCGATCATGCCGTGGGGCGGCTACGCGCTGGCACCGCACGTGATTTCGTATTTGCCACAGGGCGGGCTTGAGCAGGCGCGCTCGCGCTCGCGCTGGGTTCTCAATCCGTTTGCTTTCTTCCGGCAGGCATTGAAGTTGGGCGACCTGCCAGCCTTCGACACCACCACGGCGAGCGGCAACCGCCTGCTGTTCGCGCAATTCGACGGCGACGGCTTCGCTTCCGGATCGTACGTCGAAAAGTATCTGGGCCAGCCGGCGGCCAAGGTGATCGTCGACGAGATTCTCACGCGCTACCCAATTCCCACCGCCGCCTCGGTGATCGCTGCGGAATTCGTCGATCATGGCCTGTATGACGCGCAGAAATTGGCCATTTATCGGCCGATTGCGCGTGCCATGTTCGCGCTGCCATGGGTGGAGATCGGTTCTCACACCTACTCCCATCCATTCGACTGGACAGCACTGGAACGCGATCCGAGCCTGTCGGCCGGACTGCACATCGAGTCCCGCGATGGTGGCAAAAACACCGGTGAATACCAGGCCACCGCAAAGCTGCAGTACGGCTACAACCTGCCGGTGCCCGGTTATCGATTCAGCCTGCAGCAGGAAGTGCAGGGTTCGGTGCAGATCATCAACGAACTGCTGGCGCCAGCCGGCAAACATGTGCGCCTTTACCAGTGGTCCGGTGATACTGATCCCGGCGCCAATGTTTTGGCCAAGGTCTACGAGGCGGGGCTGCTCAACATCAATGGCAACAACAGCACGATCACCGATCAGTATTCCTCGCTGACCAGCGTGGTGCCGCTGGGCGTATGGAAGGGGGCACATTTTCAGGTCTTCGCGCCGGATGCCAACGAGGATCAGTTCACCAATGGCTGGACTGCGCCCTATTGCGGCTATCGAAAGGTTCTGCAGACTTTCCGGCTGACCGAATCGCCGCGCCGGCTGGCACCGATCAACGTTTACTATCACCTCTACTCCGGTGCCCGTCCCTGCGCACTCGATGCATTGCATGAGGTTTACGACTGGGCCACCGCGCAAGCCACCACACCGGTGTTTCCCTCGGACTACGCGCGTATCGCGCTGGGCTTCGAATACGCGGGCGTCGCGCGCGATGGCGATGCGTTCGTGCTGGGTGGCTATGGTTCCGACGAGACCGTGCGCATCGCACAGACTCAAGGCTATCCGGATCTTGCACACTCGGACAATATTGCCGGCTTCAACGATGCCAATGACGCGCGCTACATCAGTCTGGGGCCACGCCGTGCGCGCCTGGTACTTACCAGCACCAAGCCCGACGAACCCTACCTGGTGAGTGCCAACGCCGTGGTCACGGACCTGCAACGCCGGCCTGGCTCGCTCGGAATCACCTTGCATGGTGAGGTGTCGCTGAAACTGGTGCTGGCCAACACCCGGGGCTGTCAGGTGCGTTTTGACGACCAACCGGTACAGCTGACGGGGCGCGCCGGGCAACAGCTATACAGCTCGGTGGCGCATGCGGGCCGACTCGATATCGCGTGTCGCCGGTGA
- a CDS encoding tetratricopeptide repeat protein — protein MGTDHAAKAAQRSALFVGVRRLLLVGLGLWVLPATASVRSAPERPPAGEQPLFNQADYDLAWQAFLGAGKLTDAIVLAQKALLIEPDSVLWHRRLASAAEQDGQAALAAVNYAWLATQGHQDDLLAHAIDLASATQQGDLAIQLMQARALGEPFNLTHWDQLIASMLNIGRFDQALADLSQADGRQPRRYFLQQQADILAVAGRTGPLQAVLRQLVTRYGADPQTNLQLASSEYLQGHLQQALATLRQAQDRATPADTVYWQTLGSLAWMLQDFPVAGAASRVLMRAGMAATVDYMRLYRIHAVTEPAVAYAYALSGWRQTRADPLFFAAAAAATRLDQPALLQALFDSVRPVDRLALEAQSSFWVQWAQLARSHGNDRLARARYLQALKRDPVDTAVFAGFIWLLIDTQDQQMLRSAVTRAGPATAADPDLRDALTAALAVLDQPTHALASIRPDLASHGKDPDRIMQYADLLDQDDQNELAQAMRRSALAPLRRLQAARALTRQQQLQRLALLTRLAPGDPAARGIAELLRHPIDRAARELVLAWTLELNNAEATALWLAHQFASTPAPLWARLSQSLGTDDDSTTRQLLLTEADRMPRRDRVTAAEKLGWTGAALSFGYHGLQDQSDDRRLAMQWQDLALTRSDMLGTSLGGLHGGGVRTLESGVNWRHWLTPRWSLEGELHRVRQLGDGTQQLDQIPAHGQSASAMLVAHFPRGEAGILLGGGRNLGSYTRWGAFSRYRLTRNLQLGAYADVGARTDDTVPLAMVGLTDRLKSTAEYQWTARDSVSATATLARLRAQGGGRLGGRQSLDLEYRHKLWLAPPDFTLIASATRAEYQRASSVPAAVRRLLPAAQVGGPNVLVPLSYSQLCAGVAFNENYRDDWSGHWRPFGSVSACQNSVSGVGVALNAGFGAPLSGPDHLSIQFGYSTNTGATGGRNLNMLLNYRYYFTP, from the coding sequence GTGGGCACTGATCACGCTGCCAAGGCCGCGCAGCGATCCGCTCTTTTCGTTGGTGTTCGCAGGCTGTTGCTGGTGGGTCTGGGACTATGGGTACTGCCGGCCACTGCCAGCGTCCGCAGCGCGCCGGAACGCCCGCCTGCTGGCGAACAACCACTCTTCAATCAGGCCGACTATGACCTCGCCTGGCAGGCGTTTCTTGGCGCCGGCAAGCTGACTGATGCGATCGTACTGGCACAAAAAGCGTTGCTGATCGAGCCTGATAGCGTGCTCTGGCATCGGCGCTTGGCCAGCGCCGCCGAACAGGATGGACAGGCCGCGCTGGCCGCCGTCAACTATGCCTGGCTGGCTACTCAGGGACACCAAGACGACCTGCTTGCACATGCGATCGACCTAGCCAGCGCTACCCAGCAGGGCGACTTGGCGATCCAGCTGATGCAGGCGCGTGCTCTGGGTGAGCCATTCAACCTGACGCACTGGGATCAACTGATCGCCAGCATGCTCAATATCGGTCGATTCGATCAGGCGCTGGCCGACCTGAGCCAGGCCGATGGCCGCCAGCCAAGGCGTTACTTCCTGCAGCAGCAGGCCGACATTCTAGCCGTGGCCGGCAGGACCGGCCCACTCCAGGCGGTGTTGCGCCAGCTCGTCACGCGCTACGGCGCCGATCCACAGACCAATCTGCAGCTGGCCTCGTCCGAATACCTGCAAGGTCATTTGCAGCAAGCACTTGCCACCCTTCGCCAAGCGCAGGATCGGGCTACTCCGGCGGACACTGTCTATTGGCAGACGCTGGGCTCCCTGGCGTGGATGCTGCAGGACTTCCCCGTCGCCGGCGCGGCCAGTCGCGTCCTGATGCGTGCGGGAATGGCCGCGACCGTCGACTACATGCGTTTATATCGCATCCACGCCGTCACCGAGCCGGCAGTCGCCTATGCCTACGCGCTCTCCGGCTGGCGCCAGACCCGGGCTGATCCGTTATTTTTTGCCGCTGCTGCGGCAGCCACCCGACTGGACCAGCCGGCTTTGCTGCAGGCGTTGTTTGATAGCGTCCGCCCGGTGGATCGCCTTGCGCTGGAGGCGCAATCGTCCTTCTGGGTGCAGTGGGCACAATTGGCCCGGTCGCACGGCAATGACCGGCTCGCGCGCGCGCGCTATCTGCAGGCGCTGAAGCGCGATCCGGTCGATACGGCGGTGTTTGCCGGCTTCATCTGGCTGCTGATCGACACCCAAGATCAGCAAATGCTCCGCTCTGCCGTCACGCGCGCCGGCCCGGCGACCGCGGCCGACCCGGATCTGCGCGACGCCCTGACGGCGGCGCTGGCCGTGCTGGACCAACCCACGCATGCGCTGGCCTCGATTCGCCCCGACCTGGCGTCTCATGGCAAGGATCCGGACCGGATCATGCAATATGCCGATCTGCTTGATCAGGACGATCAGAACGAACTGGCCCAGGCAATGCGGCGTTCGGCGCTGGCGCCGCTGCGGCGGCTGCAGGCCGCGCGCGCACTCACTCGGCAACAGCAATTGCAGCGATTGGCCCTGCTCACCCGGTTGGCCCCGGGCGATCCGGCTGCGCGGGGAATTGCCGAGTTGTTGCGCCACCCGATCGACCGGGCAGCACGTGAACTGGTGCTGGCATGGACTCTTGAGTTGAACAACGCGGAGGCCACCGCGCTGTGGCTGGCCCACCAATTTGCCAGCACGCCGGCCCCCTTGTGGGCGCGGCTGAGCCAGAGCTTGGGTACCGATGACGACAGCACCACCCGGCAGTTGCTGCTGACCGAAGCGGATCGCATGCCGCGGCGGGACCGAGTGACCGCCGCGGAAAAATTGGGCTGGACCGGAGCCGCCCTGAGTTTTGGCTACCACGGTTTGCAAGATCAGTCGGATGATCGCCGCCTTGCCATGCAATGGCAGGATCTGGCCCTGACACGTTCGGACATGCTCGGGACCTCGCTGGGCGGACTGCACGGCGGCGGGGTGCGCACCTTAGAAAGTGGTGTGAACTGGCGTCACTGGCTGACCCCGCGATGGTCGCTGGAAGGCGAGCTGCACCGCGTGCGCCAGCTCGGTGACGGCACGCAGCAGCTCGATCAGATTCCCGCCCACGGGCAATCCGCATCGGCGATGTTGGTCGCACACTTTCCGCGTGGTGAGGCCGGCATATTGCTCGGTGGTGGTCGCAATCTGGGCAGTTACACCCGCTGGGGGGCCTTCTCGCGCTACCGGCTGACGCGCAACCTTCAGCTTGGTGCTTACGCCGATGTCGGTGCGCGTACCGACGACACCGTGCCGCTTGCGATGGTCGGCCTGACCGACCGGCTCAAGAGCACCGCCGAATACCAGTGGACGGCGCGGGACAGCGTCTCCGCTACCGCTACGCTGGCGCGTCTGCGTGCCCAGGGCGGCGGCCGGCTGGGCGGACGGCAAAGTCTGGATCTCGAGTACAGGCACAAACTGTGGCTGGCGCCGCCGGATTTCACCCTGATCGCCAGCGCGACTCGTGCCGAGTATCAGCGCGCCTCCAGCGTGCCCGCAGCGGTGCGGCGATTGCTGCCGGCAGCTCAGGTTGGCGGCCCCAACGTGTTGGTGCCACTGAGTTATTCCCAGCTGTGTGCGGGGGTGGCGTTCAACGAAAACTATCGCGATGACTGGAGCGGTCACTGGCGCCCGTTCGGCAGCGTCAGCGCTTGTCAGAATTCGGTCAGCGGCGTCGGTGTCGCGCTCAACGCGGGATTTGGAGCGCCGTTGTCCGGG